The Parus major isolate Abel chromosome 27, Parus_major1.1, whole genome shotgun sequence DNA segment TCCCacactccagggatgggatgctgGGGGGCGCTGGGGGTGTCGGGGTCCTCTGGTGTCCTGACCCTGTCCCCTTTGTCCGCAGTGTGACACCTTGCAGCTGTGCAAGGAGGacgagctgctgctggtgcGGCAGCACCTGGACATCGCCCAGGCGCCTCTGGAGCAGTGTCACAAGCGAACCTTCCAGGCAGTGAGTGCGGGCtgcccacccctgccatgagctGGTCAGCTCTGTCACGGCTGGGGCCACCCCAGAGTGCCCCGTGTCACACCCAGCCCCTCTGACCACGCCGTGCCCCCCACAGGAGACTTGCTTCAACCAAATCCGTGCCGGGCTCCACATCTACCAAGGCTCTCTGGCCACCATCCAGGCCCTGCTGCCTGGGCACGCTGGGCTGGTGGAGACCCTGCAGCTGGACATGGCCAACCTGTCCTCCAACATCCAGCATCAGGTGCGGGGGCAAGGGGGGAACTTTGTGGGGCAGGTGGGTAAAGCAGGGGCTGCATCCCAGAGGAGGAGTGGGTATGGTGGGGGCTCCATTCACAGGGAGGGGTGAGCACGGAaagggctgcagccccaggaggggcaCACTTGGGCAGGGGGACATCTCCAGGCCTGGAGCTGACgcctctgcctggctgcagatGGAGGACCTGGACCTGGCCACGGTGACGTACCCCACAGAGAACCAGGACCCCCTCCCCACCTTCTCCTCCCACTTCCACCACCAAGTCGGCGGCTTCTTCATCCTGGCCAACTTCCAGCGGTTCCTGGAGACGGCGTACCGGGCGCTGCGGCACCTCGCCAACCTTTGACGCCTGTTTGTGGATGTCCCAGCTGAGGGACATCCCGAGAGCACCCCATTTCCtgcttatttaatatttatggctatttaatatttatctGTCTGGGGATGCTCCCCCACCTGTGGCCCCGGGCGGGTGCCAGGGGATCCCGCGGTGGATCCGTGCACAGGTACCTGTGCAGCATCACCcttgtttaatatttaaacacaaGCGTATCTCTGCTACGAGGttctggagctgggctgagcccccacagctgctgcaggcgctgcctgtgcctcagtttccccacagctcgcactgctggggctgctgcagcatcccacagGAAACCACCTTCATCCCAGGATGAGGATGCTCcagagcagcatctccctgtccggtctgcagcctgcagggacaCATCTGATGGGTGTTATTTCtagtaattaatatttattagcCATtagggagggaggggaggcaAAATGGAAGAACCAGAGGgatgcagcagcctcagcaggaTGAGACTTTTCCAGGGAGCCCCAGCATTTTGGGGAGCTGCATCTCTGTCCCCCTTCCCTGCTAAACTTGGAGTACTTATTGCAGTTTAACTTATTTGTGCCCACCCCTGGCCGGAAAGAGCCACTTGGACACATTCCCATCCTCCTGAGCCTGACGCAGCCCCGGTCCCGTGGCTGTGTGGGAGCTCTGGGCgtggggggttttttgtacTGTATTTATTGCTGCAGCTGGGTGAGCCCTAAGAAACACCCGCTTTTTTCTAAgtgataaaaaaggaaataaactctATTTTTGCACTCTCTCTCTGTTCCACTGTCTCCTGCTTGCGTGGGAGGGAGGCAGAGTGGCCAGGGTGTGAGGATGCAGGGACAGAGACACGGGGGATGAAGGAATGGGACTTTGGggtggggctgtggctgctggtgtCAGCTCAGAGAGATGAAATGCAgcccccccagtgcccccacCCCACAGCCTGAGCCCGCTGAGGGGCAGGAGGCACCGTGGGACAGCTGCTTCCTCCCTCGCCCAGCAGCGCTGCTTGGGCAAGAGCCGATTCCTAGAAAGCTCCGGAAGCTTCCCGCGCTGGCAGCGCCCGCCGAGGGCACCGGCACCATGCCCAGAGCTGGCTTGTGGGCTCAtcctggggctggtggcactgggggggTCCCCAATCACCCTTTAGCTGCTGTTGTCACACAGGAAtctgccccagagctgcccagggatgtgcccagagctgccacGGTGGGAGGAGGCTTTCAGCAGTGAGGATGGAGAAAGGAGGCAGCCCCCAATGTGGCTGAGCAATGTCAGGAGAGCCCTGGGCATCTCCCCTGCCCCAGAAAGCCCCTAAGGGcatccccagcctctccccagtGGGTGTTTGCCcaccctgggctgtcccagctccaccAGCCCCATTTCCTGCCATCAGGCCCACGCTCACATCCCATGACCACCAGCATCCCTCACCACACTCATCCCAGTGATGATCCCAGACAGAGCCCAGTGCTGGGGCGTGCCagggctcccagctcctgcctcctgccagctgtcagccctgggcaggggctggcacaggctggagcCCCAGGGTCACAAACTGCCAGGGGGAAGCCCTCACCCGTGGGCATTTGGCTGCACAAACCCCACGGGCAGCagttccctccttcctccctcgCTTACAGAAAAcccccttctcctgctccagccccttcctgtAAGGGGAAGCTCCGGTGCCAACACCAGGCATGGGGCTGCCTCGGCAAATATTGACAGAGCCGGGAAGGCCACGCCAGGCCCTGCTCTTTGCTCCGGGCTAACGGTAAAGAGCTGCCCCTGAGCGAGCAGAGGTGCCCGGGAGGGTCGGTGCCAGCTCAGGGTGGGACTCACAGCAGTGTCAGGCTCGGTGAGGGCATCCCGGTCCATCCCGGTTCGTGCCAGGCTCTGTGCCCCACCCAAGCCCGCAGCTGCTCCCGGCTGCCCCGCGTTGGGATCACGGGCTGGACCCCTGCGGCCAGCGGGAAGGGGGAGGATGCTCTGTGTGTGAAGACCAAGGACCAGCAACACCTGCAGCTACCCCAAGTGCATCGGGGTCTCTCCCTCCGGCAAATCCTGGGAGCTGCCGGGAGCTGAGCTCATTCTGGGATCAGATGGGGTCAGCCCGGCCCCGAGtcactgtcctgctgcctcctccttgGCCACCAGCCCCTGTGGCCCTGCTCCAGGATCACCCTgtgccccagctcccctcaTAGCCTCCCAAAACAGGGCTGGGAACCCCACTGGTGCCGAGGAGGgcagaggcacagcccagccccaggagtgGGCTTGGAGTCACGGTGCCCTGAGGGAAGGGCTGGTGCCCGCTTTCCCCTTTCTTGTGAGTCAACAGCAGTGGAAGGGGCAGAGGTGCAGCCGCCCTGGCCCTGCCACCCCCTCGGGGACAGGAGCTCGTGACAGCTGTGAGGATtcactgctggagcagctgacgGGGTGTGGGGACAGTCCCAGGGGAGCCTGTCCCAGCACGAGGCCGGTGTGGTGCTGGCAGGGTCACGGTTACTCACCCACTGCCCATGCCGTGCTCACCGCGGACTGAACTCACGGGGAGGAATTCCAACAAAAACTCACACTCATGGAGAGGAATTCCAAGTAGAACTCACACTCACGTGGTGGAATTCCCAACAAGACCCCGCTTGTGGCTGACAGCGCAGCAGGGAAGCATCCCTGCCCCACCCAGTGCAGCGCCCACTCCCAGTCAGAGCACCACAGGCTGCCCACCACCCATCCTCAGGTGTGGCACAGGGTGAAGatctcccctcctgcccagcacagggcttgGCCACTGGGTCCCCATCACCCCCAGAATCGAGGGGTTTTGGGGAGTTCCAGGAGCCCAAATGTAGATGAGGCAAAAGCTGGTTGTACAAAAGAATTGATTTATACAACTAAAAAAATTAGGGGGGGTGTCTCAGTCTCAAAAGTGCCACGAGGCAGAGCGAGGAGatggctgtgtgtgctgagggagcagctctccagcagctgcagtgactGAGTCCATCCCAGCCATCAGGAACATCCCTGGGCTCCTCAAGGATCccccctggctggagcagccccac contains these protein-coding regions:
- the CSF3 gene encoding granulocyte colony-stimulating factor, translating into MCFLTRGLALLLGVLLWAPWRALHGAPLTELSGDQDFQLFLQRNLEFTRKIRGDVAALQRVVCDTLQLCKEDELLLVRQHLDIAQAPLEQCHKRTFQAETCFNQIRAGLHIYQGSLATIQALLPGHAGLVETLQLDMANLSSNIQHQMEDLDLATVTYPTENQDPLPTFSSHFHHQVGGFFILANFQRFLETAYRALRHLANL